A single region of the Brachypodium distachyon strain Bd21 chromosome 3, Brachypodium_distachyon_v3.0, whole genome shotgun sequence genome encodes:
- the LOC112271664 gene encoding uncharacterized protein LOC112271664 — protein sequence MVEIISHHGGSGHHHRHGNQGHHHHRVGNGSQNHQHQHSRTNNYKGSAHNNGGNPGQNRTTGRDLSQVQCSKCHKMEHYSNDCPEKFNEAGAKPNPFQKGNVNHVSIEEITEEKEIGKHNFSIDLIVLGSKGLDVILGMDWLAKYERLIDRVKRTITLTTLEKKRIRFKSTYELELPKVNSLKGVSLEDVPIVKEYPDVFPEELPGMPPDRDVEFLIELLPGSGPIAKRPYKMAVDELKELKKQLIDLRSGYFQLKIREVDIPKTAFTTRYGLYEYTVMPFGLTNAPAYFMNMMNKVFMEYLDNFVVVFIDDILIYLKSKEEHEEHLRLIMEKLRENKLYEKFSKCEFWLSEVGFLGHIVLGNGVAVDPAKVAAVTEWEVPKNVREVRSFLGLAGYYRRFIENFSKIAKHMTELFKKEKKFEWTKKCEESFQDLKKKLVSAPILVLPDLLEDFQVYCDASRLGLGCVLMQGGRVVAYASRQLKNHERNYPTHDLELASVVHALKTWRHHLMGKHCELFTDHKSLKYIFTQKELNLRQRRWLELIKDYNLNLQYHPGKANSLGTRLEFSTVFHPQTDGQTERVNYGSSWDENVPYAEFSYNNNFQARIGMAPFEALYGKKSRTPLLWDGVGDRSLFGPDMIKDAEEKVRLIRDRLKIAQSRQKSYADSKRREFTHEHAKER from the exons ATGGTGGAAATCATCAGTCACCATGGAGGGAGTGGGCACCATCACCGCCATGGAaatcaaggacaccaccaccaccgggTAGGTAATGGCAGCCAGAACCATCAGCACCAACATTCAAGGACCAACAACTACAAGGGCAGTGCCCATAACAATGGAGGCAACCCAGGGCAGAACCGCACCACTGGCAGGGATCTGAGCCAAGTGCAATGCTctaagtgtcacaagatggagCACTACTCCAATGATTGTCCGGAGAAGTTCAATGAGGCCGGAGCAAAGCCTaacccattccagaagggcaatgtgaaccacgtCAGCATAGAGGAAATCACGGAGGAGAAAG aaattggaaaacacaacTTCTCCATAGACCTGATAGTGCTAGGATCAAAAGGCTTGGAtgtcatcctaggaatggattggctagCCAAGTATGAAAGACTAATAGACCGTGTCAAGAGGACAATTACACTCACAACTCTagagaagaagcgaatccgcttcaagtcaacCTATGAGCTTGAGTTACCCAAGGtgaattctcttaagggggttagcctagaggatgtaccgatagtgaaaGAATATCCGGATGTATTTCCAGaagaattaccaggcatgccaccggaccgagACGTGGAATTTCTTATTGAGTTATTGCCCggaagtggacctatagccaagagaccgtataagatggctgtagaTGAATTGAAGGAACTGAAGAAGCAACTT atcgatcttcgatcaggttactttcagttaaagatccgagaagtTGACATACCCAAGACAGCAtttaccactaggtatggcctgtatgagtacacagtgatgccttttggattaacTAATGCCccggcatacttcatgaatatgatgaacaaggtattcatggaatatttggataattttgtcgtagtattcatcgacgacattttgatctacttgaagagcaaagaagagcatgaagaacatttgcgtCTGATCATGGAAAAGCTCAGAGAGAACAAGCTTTATgaaaaattcagcaagtgtgaattttggttgtccGAAGTAGGATTcttgggacacattgtgtTAGGAAACGGAGTTGCCGTTGACCCCGCTAAAGTAGCAGCGGTGACTGAATGGGAAGTCCCTAAGAACGTCAGAGAAGTTCGCAGCTTCTTAGGACTTGCTGGATATTACAGGAGGTTCatagagaatttctccaagatagcCAAACATATGACTGAGCTTtttaagaaagaaaagaaatttgaatggaCTAAAAAAtgtgaagaaagtttccaggatttgaagaagaagctagtatcagcacccatccttgttttgcccgACCTACTAGAAGATTTCCAAGTGTACTGTGACGCCTCGCGTCTAGGTTTGggatgtgttttgatgcaaggaggaagagttgtagcatacgcctcaagacaacttaagaatcatgagagaaattaccccactcatgatttggaactAGCATCTGTGGTGCACGCACTCAAGACTTGGAGGCACCATCTCATGGGAAAGCATTGTGAGTTATTCACCGATCACAAGAGCTTGAAGTacatattcacccagaaggagttgaacttgagacaaagaagatggttagagttaATCAAAGATTATAATTTGAATCTTCAATatcatccaggcaaggctaat tctctaggcacgagactagagtttagcacagtgtttcatccacagacggatggacaaacagaaagagtgaACTATGGATCTAGCTGGGATGAGAATGTACCAtatgcagagttctcatacaacaacaattTTCAAGCGAGGATTGGAATGGCAccatttgaagctttgtatggcaagAAATCCAGGACACCTttgctatgggatggtgtaggagaccgtagtcTATTCGGGcccgacatgataaaggatgccgaagagAAAGTCAGGCTGATTCGAGACAGGCTTAAGATAGCTCAATCCAGGcaaaagagttatgcagattccaaGCGAAGGGAGTTCACCCATGAG cacgccaaggagaggtag
- the LOC100822457 gene encoding proteasome assembly chaperone 3 produces the protein MRMGAAQTGGHFPVPHKSLSLDIKGNKTEIVISKYEDIFLVIVSQIGCMGTILAAKKDESVFSDPTYNVSVLFGKRDEAFLLACARQLIEHISSSGSARPLVISLGLKDHSQGALKDVISAIIENRLW, from the exons ATGCGGATGGGTGCTGCGCAGACAGGTGGTCACTTCCCTGTGCCGCACAAGTCCCTCTCCTTGGATATCAAG GGAAACAAGACTGAAATTGTTATCAGCAAATATGAAGATATCTTTCTG GTGATCGTGTCACAGATTGGATGCATGGGAACCATATTAGCTGCTAA GAAAGATGAAAGTGTTTTCTCTGATCCAACTTACAATGTATCTGTTCTTTTTGGAAAGAGAGACGAG GCATTCCTACTAGCTTGTGCGCGGCAACTTATTGAACATATaag TAGTAGTGGCTCAGCTCGACCTTTGGTGATCTCTCTTGGTTTGAAGGATCATTCCCAG GGAGCACTGAAAGATGTAATTTCTGCCATCATTGAGAACCGCCTATGGTGA
- the LOC112271665 gene encoding NAC domain-containing protein 22-like: MEDNGRTQHGFPRGYRFVPEEPEIIRLLDDKLAGRPLPYPLHNIFHDIRIRDFHPAELYEAYKEHEEDGFIYFFSIREFPTARGNKQRPARGAKHGAWKASGGGKAVSTTTTRGSVDVGQKLTLVFYDKVTTTADDKSPKNTGKTDWGMHEFTRVIGPGNKVADLALYRLYKMSRGKKNKMKAELRAATSSREAKSPNRLTASSSSCYPAGETSQFMAKQLLDGVASSSRAHDCADEYSFGVATSSAPGPSSSVVSMDGAGQHTSLLPMTTAQENYQMMTPQQQAAHHFGATSSQQHLGCPGAVVVGWSEQQLVNMAPPPPAPALDDEFDAFCAGKQLSPNWWFPVLSDLSAILKDPPMLKEDEDSSEYYKLNFDCDPTGPMDDEALLSTIGDEMVLPSLTIEDADASNQVRSCSDQPQPLDSTNIASEQQQHARSS; this comes from the exons ATGGAGGACAACGGGAGGACCCAACACGGGTTCCCGCGTGGCTACCGCTTCGTCCCCGAGGAGCCGGAGATCATCCGCCTCCTCGACGAcaagctcgccggccgccctCTTCCCTACCCTCTCCACAACATCTTCCACGACATCAGGATCCGCGACTTCCACCCCGCCGAGCTCTAcg AGGCTtacaaggagcacgaggaggacGGGTTCATCTACTTCTTCAGCATTCGCGAGTTCCCGACGGCTAGGGGCAACAAGCAGCGGCCGGCGCGCGGCGCCAAGCACGGCGCGTGGAAGGCCTCGGGGGGCGGCAAGGCCGTCAGCACCACCACGACGAGAGGCAGCGTCGACGTCGGCCAGAAGCTCACCTTGGTGTTCTACGACAAGGTCACGACGACCGCCGACGACAAGAGCCCCAAGAACACCGGGAAGACCGACTGGGGCATGCACGAGTTCACCAGGGTTATAGGACCCGGCAACAAG GTCGCGGACCTGGCCCTGTACAGGCTCTACAAGATGAGTAGAGGTAAAAAGAATAAGATGAAAGCGGAGCTGCGTgcggccacctcctcccgcGAGGCCAAGTCCCCAAATCGTCTGAcggcatcgtcgtcgtcgtgttATCCAGCCGGAGAAACGTCGCAGTTCATGGCGAAGCAGCTTCTGGACGGCGTAgcctcgagctcccgggcaCATGACTGTGCCGATGAATACTCGTTTGGTGTGGcgacgtcctcggcgccggggCCAAGCAGCAGCGTTGTGAGCATGGACGGCGCCGGGCAGCACACCTCGCTGCTGCCCATGACAACAGCACAAGAGAACTACCAGATGATgacgccgcagcagcaggccgCCCACCACTTCGGGGCAACATCGTCGCAGCAGCACTTGGGCTGCCCGGGAGCTGTCGTCGTCGGATGGAGTGAGCAGCAGCTTGTGAACatggccccgccgccgccagcgccggctTTGGATGACGAGTTCGACGCGTTCTGCGCGGGGAAGCAGCTCTCGCCAAACTGGTGGTTCCCCGTGCTCTCCGACCTCTCGGCCATCCTCAAAGACCCTCCCATGCTTAAGGAAGACGAAGACTCCTCCGAGTACTATAAGCTCAACTTCGACTGTGATCCCACGGGCCCAatggacgacgaggcgctgCTGTCCACGATTGGCGACGAGATGGTACTGCCTTCGTTGACGATAGAGGACGCGGATGCCAGCAATCAGGTTCGGAGTTGCAGCGACCAACCACAGCCATTGGATTCCACCAATATTGCTtcagagcagcagcaacacgCGAGATCCAGCTAA